One genomic window of Streptomyces sp. WP-1 includes the following:
- the clpS gene encoding ATP-dependent Clp protease adapter ClpS, whose amino-acid sequence MGTVTSPAPVEIERTESAEEVFAVPEPDVPWVTLVHNDPVNLMSYVTYVFQTYFGYSKDKATKLMLDVHHKGRAVVSSGTREEMERDVQAMHGYGLWATLQQDRK is encoded by the coding sequence ATGGGCACTGTGACGTCACCCGCGCCCGTAGAGATCGAACGCACCGAGTCGGCGGAGGAGGTCTTCGCCGTACCCGAACCCGACGTCCCCTGGGTCACCCTCGTGCACAACGACCCGGTCAACCTCATGAGCTATGTGACCTACGTCTTCCAGACGTACTTCGGCTACTCCAAGGACAAGGCCACCAAGCTCATGCTCGATGTCCACCACAAGGGCCGGGCGGTCGTCTCCAGCGGAACCCGCGAGGAGATGGAACGCGACGTGCAGGCGATGCACGGCTACGGTCTGTGGGCCACCCTCCAGCAGGACCGGAAGTAG
- a CDS encoding DUF2017 domain-containing protein has protein sequence MPGQFEPLPGGGAAVALDDVEISIIRSLAVQLLELIGPGPGEDAPSDPLAELFAEGPSEPPADPVLRRLFPDAYSDPEKAPDSPAQAEERRAHSAEFRRFTENDLRAGKRENALAVIRSLDALAPVDEGGAVLKLSPEESRRWLASLNDLRLAIGSRLEIADDDDTELLYRLPDEDPRKPMVLAYLWLGGLQETLVSTLMS, from the coding sequence ATGCCCGGACAATTCGAACCGCTCCCCGGCGGCGGCGCGGCCGTCGCCCTCGACGACGTCGAGATCTCCATCATCCGCTCGCTGGCCGTCCAGCTCCTGGAGCTGATCGGACCGGGCCCCGGCGAGGACGCCCCCAGCGACCCGCTCGCCGAGCTGTTCGCGGAGGGTCCGAGCGAGCCGCCCGCCGACCCGGTGCTGCGCCGGCTCTTCCCGGACGCGTACAGCGACCCGGAGAAGGCCCCGGACTCGCCCGCCCAGGCCGAGGAGCGGCGCGCGCACTCCGCCGAGTTCCGCCGCTTCACGGAGAACGACCTCCGGGCCGGCAAGCGGGAGAACGCCCTCGCGGTGATCCGCAGCCTCGACGCGCTCGCCCCGGTGGACGAGGGCGGCGCCGTGCTGAAGCTGTCGCCCGAGGAGTCCCGGCGCTGGCTCGCCTCGCTCAACGATCTGCGCCTCGCGATCGGCTCCCGCCTGGAGATCGCGGACGACGACGACACCGAGCTGCTCTACCGGCTCCCCGACGAGGATCCGCGCAAGCCGATGGTGCTGGCCTATCTGTGGCTCGGCGGCCTCCAGGAAACCCTGGTGTCGACCCTCATGTCGTGA
- a CDS encoding amino acid permease, with the protein MTSAQVDQRPDGSEPARAEGGEGEGYQRGLGSRQIQMIAIGGAIGTGLFLGAGKGISKAGPSLILAYAIAGLVIFFIMRALGELLMYRPVSGSFSEYAREFIGPFAGFVTGWTYWLFWVVTGITEVTAAAAYMTYWFDIPQWASALIFTFVLYAANLISVKLFGELEFWFSMVKVTAIIGMILICAGILTIGFSDAGDTASVSHLWNQGGFFPHGIGGTLMTLQMVMFAFLAVELVGVTAGESKDPKKVLPKAINTVPWRIAVFYVGALIMILSVVPWTEFHPGVSPFVAAFQKMGLSVGAGIVNFVVLTAALSSCNSGMYSTGRMLRDLALNSQGPKLFTRLTRSGTPLVGTTFSAALMLVGVWINYQWPGKAFDYVVSFATISGMWAWIVILICHIRYRRASDRGLLPRSEFRAPGAPYASVLSLLFIGMVIVLMGIDKDARVSLYCAPLWGVILGVSYAVLKRRNPEAAAFAKR; encoded by the coding sequence ATGACCTCAGCGCAGGTCGACCAGCGTCCCGACGGCTCCGAGCCCGCGCGGGCGGAGGGCGGCGAGGGCGAGGGTTATCAGCGCGGGCTCGGCTCCCGCCAGATCCAGATGATCGCCATCGGCGGTGCCATCGGCACCGGTCTGTTCCTCGGCGCGGGCAAGGGCATCTCCAAGGCGGGACCCAGCCTCATCCTGGCGTACGCCATCGCGGGCCTCGTCATCTTCTTCATCATGCGCGCGCTCGGCGAACTGCTGATGTACCGCCCGGTCTCCGGCTCGTTCTCGGAGTACGCGCGCGAGTTCATCGGTCCCTTCGCGGGCTTTGTCACCGGCTGGACGTACTGGCTGTTCTGGGTGGTCACCGGCATCACCGAGGTGACCGCCGCGGCCGCCTACATGACGTACTGGTTCGACATTCCGCAATGGGCCTCGGCGCTGATCTTCACGTTCGTGCTCTACGCCGCCAACCTGATCTCCGTGAAGCTCTTCGGTGAGCTGGAGTTCTGGTTCTCCATGGTCAAGGTGACCGCGATCATCGGCATGATCCTGATCTGCGCGGGCATCCTGACGATCGGCTTCTCCGACGCCGGCGACACCGCCTCGGTGAGCCACCTGTGGAACCAGGGCGGCTTCTTCCCGCACGGCATCGGCGGCACCCTGATGACGCTCCAGATGGTCATGTTCGCCTTCCTCGCCGTCGAGCTGGTCGGTGTCACCGCGGGCGAGTCCAAGGACCCCAAGAAGGTGCTGCCCAAGGCGATCAACACCGTGCCGTGGCGGATCGCCGTCTTCTACGTCGGCGCGCTGATCATGATCCTTTCGGTGGTGCCGTGGACCGAGTTCCACCCGGGCGTGAGCCCCTTCGTGGCCGCCTTCCAGAAGATGGGCCTGTCGGTCGGCGCCGGCATCGTCAACTTCGTGGTCCTCACCGCCGCGCTGTCCTCCTGCAACTCCGGCATGTACTCCACCGGCCGCATGCTGCGCGACCTGGCGCTCAACAGCCAGGGCCCCAAGCTGTTCACCCGGCTGACGCGCAGCGGTACCCCGCTCGTCGGCACCACGTTCTCCGCCGCGCTGATGCTCGTCGGCGTCTGGATCAACTACCAGTGGCCGGGCAAGGCGTTCGACTACGTCGTCTCCTTCGCGACCATCTCCGGCATGTGGGCGTGGATCGTCATCCTGATCTGCCACATCCGCTACCGGAGGGCGTCCGACCGCGGGCTGCTGCCCCGCTCGGAGTTCCGGGCCCCCGGCGCCCCGTACGCCAGCGTGCTCTCCCTGCTGTTCATCGGCATGGTGATCGTGCTGATGGGCATCGACAAGGATGCCCGGGTCTCGCTGTACTGCGCGCCGCTGTGGGGTGTGATCCTCGGCGTCTCCTACGCGGTGCTCAAGCGCCGCAACCCGGAGGCCGCGGCCTTCGCCAAGCGCTGA
- a CDS encoding Mov34/MPN/PAD-1 family protein, whose amino-acid sequence MLTITQALYDRIVAHAREDHPDEACGVVAGPAGSDRPERFIAMLNAAMSPTFYEFDSGDLLKLYRELDDRDEEPVVIYHSHTATEAYPSRTDISYANEPGAHYVLVSTADTDGLGDFQFRSFRIVDAEVTEEEVKVVQAY is encoded by the coding sequence ATGCTGACCATCACCCAGGCCCTGTACGACCGGATCGTCGCCCACGCCCGCGAGGACCACCCCGACGAGGCGTGCGGCGTCGTCGCGGGCCCGGCCGGCTCGGACCGCCCCGAGCGGTTCATCGCGATGCTGAACGCGGCCATGTCGCCGACCTTCTACGAGTTCGACTCCGGCGATCTGCTCAAGCTCTACCGCGAGCTGGACGACCGCGACGAGGAGCCGGTGGTCATCTACCACTCCCACACCGCGACCGAGGCGTACCCCTCGCGCACGGACATCTCGTACGCCAATGAGCCCGGCGCCCACTACGTCCTCGTGTCCACGGCCGACACGGACGGCCTCGGCGACTTCCAGTTCCGGTCCTTCCGGATCGTGGACGCAGAGGTCACCGAGGAGGAGGTCAAGGTCGTACAGGCCTACTGA
- a CDS encoding MoaD/ThiS family protein — translation MAIEVRIPTILRTYTDGQKAVEGSGNTLAELFTDLESRHAGIQARIVDGDQLRRFVNVYLNDEDVRFLDGINTKLSDGDNVTILPAVAGGMR, via the coding sequence ATGGCCATCGAGGTCCGCATCCCGACCATCCTCCGCACGTACACCGACGGCCAGAAGGCCGTGGAGGGCAGCGGGAACACCCTCGCCGAGCTGTTCACCGACCTGGAGAGCCGGCACGCGGGCATCCAGGCCCGCATCGTGGACGGCGACCAGCTGCGCCGGTTCGTGAACGTGTACCTGAACGACGAGGACGTCCGCTTCCTGGACGGCATCAACACCAAGCTGTCGGACGGCGACAACGTCACGATCCTGCCGGCCGTCGCCGGTGGTATGCGCTGA
- a CDS encoding PLP-dependent cysteine synthase family protein encodes MRYDSPLAAVGNTPLVRLPRLSPSPEVRIWAKLEDRNPTGSVKDRPALHMIEQAEKDGRLTPGCTILEPTSGNTGISLAMAARLKGYRMVCVMPENTSQERRDLLGMWGAEIIPSPAAGGSNTAVRVAKELSAEHPDWVMLYQYGNPDNAGAHYATTGPEILADLPSVTHFVAGLGTTGTLMGVGRYLREHKPDVKIVAAEPRYDDLVYGLRNLDEGFVPELYDASVLTTRFSVGSADAVTRTRELLQQEGIFAGISTGAALHAAIGVGKKALKAGESADIVFVVADGGWKYLSTGVYTAATTEAAVDTLQGQLWA; translated from the coding sequence ATGCGCTACGACTCCCCGCTGGCCGCGGTGGGCAACACCCCCCTGGTGCGCCTGCCGCGGCTGTCGCCGTCCCCCGAGGTCCGGATCTGGGCGAAGCTGGAGGACCGCAACCCCACCGGCTCGGTCAAGGACCGGCCCGCCCTGCACATGATCGAGCAGGCGGAGAAGGACGGCCGGCTCACCCCCGGCTGCACCATCCTGGAGCCGACCTCCGGCAACACCGGCATCTCGCTGGCCATGGCGGCCAGGCTCAAGGGGTACCGGATGGTGTGCGTGATGCCGGAGAACACTTCCCAGGAGCGCCGGGACCTGCTCGGCATGTGGGGCGCGGAGATCATCCCCTCGCCGGCCGCGGGCGGCTCGAACACCGCGGTGCGGGTGGCCAAGGAGCTGTCGGCCGAGCACCCGGACTGGGTGATGCTCTACCAGTACGGCAACCCCGACAACGCGGGCGCGCACTACGCCACCACGGGTCCGGAGATCCTCGCCGACCTGCCCTCGGTCACCCACTTCGTCGCGGGGCTCGGCACCACCGGCACGCTGATGGGCGTGGGCCGCTATCTGCGCGAGCACAAGCCGGACGTCAAGATCGTGGCCGCCGAGCCGCGCTACGACGACCTGGTCTACGGTCTGCGCAACCTGGACGAGGGCTTCGTCCCGGAGCTGTACGACGCCTCGGTCCTCACCACCCGCTTCTCCGTGGGCTCCGCCGACGCGGTCACCCGCACCCGTGAACTCCTCCAGCAGGAGGGCATCTTCGCGGGCATCTCCACGGGCGCCGCGCTGCACGCCGCGATCGGCGTCGGCAAGAAGGCCCTCAAGGCGGGGGAGTCCGCCGACATCGTCTTCGTCGTGGCCGACGGCGGCTGGAAGTACCTCTCCACGGGCGTCTACACGGCCGCCACCACGGAAGCCGCCGTCGACACGCTCCAGGGCCAGCTCTGGGCGTGA
- a CDS encoding putative Ig domain-containing protein: MRESRPSGRTRSARRLLAVAFPALSLTVAGFAAAPTAGAAQPAVAAHPATSKVATNDKALTAPQRQTFHSTGKAGQKVPTTHVCATDHTPGHASCFAQRRTDIKQQLAAAISPDATPSGLSPANLHSAYNLPTSAGSGMTVGIVDAYNDPNAESDLATYRSQYGLSACTKANGCFKQVSQTGSTTSLPTNDSGWAGEEMLDIDMVSAVCPNCNIVLVEANSANDTDLGVAENEAVALGAKFVSNSWGGSEDSSQTSEDSQYFKHPGVAITVSAGDEGYGAEYPATSQYVTAVGGTALSTASNSRGWSESVWNTSSTEGTGSGCSAYDPKPSWQTDTGCSKRMESDVSAVADPATGVAVYDTYGGSGWAVYGGTSASSPIIASVYALAGTPGAGDYPAKYPYSHTGNLNDVTSGSNGSCSTAYYCKAQTGYDGPTGWGTPNGTAAFTSGGGTGGNTVSVTNPGNQSTTTGSSVSLSVKASDSAGAALTYSASGLPTGLSINSSTGVISGTASTAGTYQVTVTATDSTGATGSTSFTWTVSTSGGGGGCTSTQLLANPGFESGNTGWTASSGVITNDTGEAAHGGSYKAWLDGYGTSHTDSVSQSVTIPAGCKATLSFYLHVDTAETSTSTAYDKLTVTAGSTTLASYSNLNKSTGYVQKTFDLSSLAGQTVTLKFNGVEDSSLQTSFVVDDTSLTTS, translated from the coding sequence ATGCGTGAGTCACGCCCGAGCGGGCGAACCCGAAGTGCGCGAAGACTTCTGGCCGTCGCCTTTCCCGCTCTCTCCCTGACCGTCGCCGGATTCGCCGCCGCGCCGACGGCCGGCGCGGCCCAGCCCGCCGTCGCGGCCCACCCGGCGACCAGCAAGGTCGCCACGAACGACAAGGCGCTGACCGCCCCCCAGCGGCAGACCTTCCACTCGACCGGCAAGGCCGGGCAGAAGGTCCCCACGACCCATGTGTGCGCCACGGACCACACGCCGGGCCACGCGTCCTGCTTCGCCCAGCGCCGCACGGACATCAAGCAGCAGCTGGCCGCGGCGATCTCGCCCGACGCCACGCCCTCCGGCCTCTCCCCGGCCAACCTGCACAGCGCCTACAACCTGCCCACCTCGGCCGGTTCCGGCATGACCGTGGGCATCGTCGACGCCTACAACGACCCCAACGCCGAGTCGGACCTGGCCACGTACCGGTCCCAGTACGGCCTTTCCGCCTGCACCAAGGCCAACGGCTGCTTCAAGCAGGTCAGCCAGACCGGTTCCACCACCTCGCTGCCGACCAACGACAGCGGCTGGGCCGGCGAAGAGATGCTCGACATCGACATGGTCAGCGCGGTCTGCCCGAACTGCAACATCGTGCTGGTCGAGGCCAACTCGGCGAACGACACCGACCTCGGCGTCGCCGAGAACGAGGCCGTCGCGCTCGGCGCCAAGTTCGTCTCCAACAGCTGGGGCGGCTCCGAGGACTCCTCGCAGACCAGCGAGGACAGCCAGTACTTCAAGCACCCGGGTGTCGCGATCACCGTCTCCGCCGGTGACGAGGGCTACGGTGCCGAGTACCCGGCGACCTCCCAGTACGTGACCGCCGTCGGCGGTACCGCCCTCAGCACCGCCTCCAACTCCCGTGGCTGGAGCGAGTCGGTGTGGAACACCAGCTCCACCGAGGGCACCGGCTCCGGCTGCTCGGCGTACGACCCGAAGCCGAGCTGGCAGACCGACACGGGCTGCTCCAAGCGCATGGAGTCCGACGTCTCCGCGGTCGCCGACCCGGCCACCGGTGTCGCGGTCTACGACACCTACGGCGGCAGCGGCTGGGCGGTCTACGGCGGCACCAGCGCCTCCTCGCCGATCATCGCCAGCGTCTACGCGCTCGCGGGCACCCCGGGCGCCGGTGACTACCCGGCGAAGTACCCCTACAGCCACACCGGCAACCTGAACGACGTGACGAGCGGCTCCAACGGCTCCTGCTCCACGGCGTACTACTGCAAGGCTCAGACCGGCTACGACGGTCCGACCGGCTGGGGCACCCCGAACGGCACCGCCGCCTTCACCTCGGGCGGCGGCACCGGTGGCAACACCGTCTCCGTGACCAACCCGGGCAACCAGTCCACCACGACCGGCAGCTCCGTCAGCCTCTCCGTGAAGGCTTCCGACAGCGCGGGCGCGGCCCTGACCTACAGCGCCTCCGGCCTGCCGACCGGCCTGTCGATCAACAGCTCCACCGGCGTGATCTCCGGTACCGCGTCCACCGCGGGCACCTACCAGGTCACCGTCACCGCGACCGACTCCACCGGCGCGACCGGCTCCACCTCCTTCACCTGGACCGTGAGCACCAGCGGCGGTGGCGGCGGCTGCACCTCGACGCAGCTGCTCGCCAACCCGGGCTTCGAGTCGGGCAACACCGGCTGGACCGCCTCCAGCGGCGTCATCACCAACGACACCGGTGAGGCCGCGCACGGCGGCTCGTACAAGGCGTGGCTGGACGGCTACGGCACCTCGCACACGGACTCCGTGTCCCAGTCGGTGACGATCCCCGCGGGCTGCAAGGCGACCCTGTCCTTCTACCTGCACGTCGACACCGCGGAGACCAGCACCAGCACCGCGTACGACAAGCTGACGGTCACCGCCGGTTCGACCACCCTCGCGAGCTACTCGAACCTGAACAAGTCCACGGGCTACGTCCAGAAGACCTTCGACCTGTCCTCGCTGGCGGGCCAGACGGTCACCCTGAAGTTCAACGGCGTCGAGGACTCCTCGCTCCAGACCAGCTTCGTCGTGGACGACACGTCCCTGACCACCAGCTGA
- a CDS encoding type II toxin-antitoxin system PemK/MazF family toxin — protein sequence MDTSWWLALAAVVLLALVATVVDGWGRGRRPAGRRSRPPGRAGTRERHPAPARGGPAPGDIWWANVPYEDRAEVKDRPCLVLAVRGDRATVAKITTRYHDERAGVIPLPPGAVGDARGRPSFLQTDELREVPVGDFRRRVGVVDPVLWDQVRHLA from the coding sequence ATGGACACGTCCTGGTGGCTGGCGCTCGCCGCGGTGGTGCTGCTCGCGCTGGTGGCCACCGTCGTCGACGGCTGGGGCCGCGGACGCCGGCCCGCCGGGCGGCGGTCGCGGCCACCGGGCCGGGCGGGCACCAGGGAGCGGCACCCGGCGCCGGCCCGCGGCGGGCCGGCGCCGGGTGACATCTGGTGGGCGAACGTGCCGTACGAGGACCGCGCCGAGGTCAAGGACCGGCCCTGTCTGGTGCTGGCCGTGCGCGGGGACCGGGCCACGGTCGCGAAGATCACCACCAGGTACCACGACGAGCGCGCCGGGGTGATCCCGCTGCCGCCCGGCGCGGTGGGCGACGCGCGGGGCCGCCCGAGCTTCCTCCAGACCGACGAGCTGCGCGAGGTGCCGGTCGGGGACTTCCGCCGCCGGGTCGGGGTGGTCGACCCGGTCCTGTGGGACCAGGTGCGCCACCTCGCCTAG
- a CDS encoding MBL fold metallo-hydrolase, whose translation MKLTVVGCSGSFPSAESACSSYLVEADGFRLLLDMGNGALGELQRHCGLYDLDAIFLSHLHADHCIDMLGYFVARYYRHDGGRCAALPVYGPERTEHRLTTAHGDTPAASSMSEVFDFRTVKPATFEIGPFTVHTDRVRHPVEAFGIRIEHGGRSLTYSGDTGVTPVLDELARDTDLFLCEAAFTYGKENIPDLHLNGREAGETATRAAARRLVLTHIAPWTDPAVNLRDARASFTGPVELAARGAVYEI comes from the coding sequence ATGAAGCTCACCGTCGTCGGCTGCTCGGGGTCGTTCCCGTCCGCGGAATCGGCCTGCTCGAGCTACCTCGTCGAGGCCGACGGCTTCCGGCTGCTTCTCGACATGGGCAACGGCGCCCTGGGCGAGTTGCAGCGCCACTGCGGTCTCTACGACCTCGACGCGATCTTCCTCAGCCATCTGCACGCCGATCACTGCATCGACATGCTCGGGTACTTCGTCGCCCGCTACTACCGCCATGACGGCGGCCGCTGCGCGGCGCTGCCGGTCTACGGCCCCGAGCGCACCGAGCACCGTCTGACCACGGCGCACGGCGACACGCCCGCCGCCTCCTCGATGAGCGAGGTCTTCGACTTCCGCACCGTCAAGCCGGCCACGTTCGAGATCGGCCCCTTCACGGTGCACACCGACCGGGTCCGCCACCCCGTGGAGGCGTTCGGGATCCGGATCGAGCACGGGGGCAGGTCCCTCACCTACTCCGGGGACACCGGGGTCACCCCCGTACTGGACGAGCTGGCCCGGGACACCGACCTGTTCCTGTGCGAGGCCGCGTTCACGTACGGCAAGGAGAACATCCCCGACCTCCACCTCAACGGCCGCGAGGCCGGCGAGACCGCCACCCGCGCCGCCGCCCGCCGCCTGGTCCTGACCCACATCGCCCCCTGGACCGACCCGGCGGTCAACCTCCGCGACGCCCGCGCGTCCTTCACGGGCCCGGTGGAACTGGCGGCACGGGGAGCGGTGTACGAGATCTGA
- a CDS encoding PTS transporter subunit EIIC, translated as MSTATATAAPAKKRGAGLFQGLQKVGRSLQLPIAVLPAAGIMVRLGQDDIFGKDGLGWDKVATVFNAAGGALTGSLPLLFCIGVAIGFAKKADGSTALAAVVGFLVYSKVLQAFPLVDKHVDTHGKIVDATYNDPGVLGGIIMGLLAAIMWQRFHRTKLVDWLGFFNGRRLVPILMAFVGTLVGVFFLLIWEPIGKGITHFGEWMTGLGAAGAALFGLVNRGLIPIGMHQFVNTVAWFQIGDYKKASGEIVHGDITRFLAGDPSAGLFQSGFFPIMMFGLPAAALAIAHCARPERRKVVTGMMVSLALTSFVTGVTEPIEFSFMFIAPLLYVVHAVLTAVSMAVTWGLGVHAGFNFSAGFIDYALNWHLATKPWLIIPIGLVFGAVYYVVFRFAIIKFDLKTPGREPEEEVEDLTKA; from the coding sequence ATGAGCACCGCCACCGCAACGGCGGCCCCCGCAAAGAAGCGGGGAGCGGGCCTGTTCCAGGGCCTGCAGAAGGTCGGCCGGAGCCTTCAGCTCCCGATCGCCGTACTGCCGGCCGCGGGCATCATGGTCCGCCTGGGCCAGGATGACATCTTCGGCAAGGACGGCCTCGGCTGGGACAAGGTCGCGACCGTCTTCAACGCGGCCGGCGGTGCCCTGACCGGGTCGCTCCCCCTGCTGTTCTGCATAGGCGTGGCCATCGGCTTCGCCAAGAAGGCCGACGGCTCCACCGCCCTGGCCGCAGTGGTCGGCTTCCTCGTCTACAGCAAGGTGCTCCAGGCCTTCCCGCTGGTCGACAAGCACGTCGACACCCACGGCAAGATCGTGGACGCCACCTACAACGACCCCGGTGTCCTCGGCGGCATCATCATGGGCCTGCTGGCGGCCATCATGTGGCAGCGCTTCCACCGCACCAAGCTGGTGGACTGGCTCGGCTTCTTCAACGGCCGCCGCCTGGTGCCGATCCTGATGGCCTTCGTCGGCACGCTGGTCGGCGTCTTCTTCCTCCTGATCTGGGAGCCCATCGGCAAGGGCATCACGCACTTCGGCGAGTGGATGACCGGCCTCGGGGCCGCGGGCGCCGCCCTGTTCGGTCTGGTCAACCGCGGTCTGATCCCGATCGGCATGCACCAGTTCGTGAACACGGTGGCCTGGTTCCAGATCGGCGACTACAAGAAGGCGTCCGGCGAGATCGTCCACGGCGACATCACCCGGTTCCTCGCGGGCGACCCGTCCGCCGGTCTCTTCCAGTCCGGCTTCTTCCCGATCATGATGTTCGGTCTGCCGGCCGCCGCCCTCGCGATCGCGCACTGCGCCCGGCCCGAGCGCCGCAAGGTCGTCACCGGCATGATGGTCTCCCTCGCGCTGACCTCCTTCGTCACCGGTGTCACCGAGCCGATCGAGTTCTCGTTCATGTTCATCGCGCCGCTGCTGTACGTCGTCCACGCCGTGCTCACCGCGGTGTCCATGGCGGTGACATGGGGGCTGGGCGTGCACGCCGGCTTCAACTTCTCCGCCGGCTTCATCGACTACGCGCTCAACTGGCATCTGGCGACCAAGCCATGGCTGATCATCCCGATCGGGCTGGTCTTCGGCGCGGTGTACTACGTCGTCTTCCGCTTCGCGATCATCAAGTTCGACCTGAAGACTCCGGGCCGCGAGCCCGAGGAGGAGGTGGAGGACCTCACGAAGGCGTGA
- a CDS encoding PTS transporter subunit EIIC, with product MSEGSATGSAARERWGRLFQGLQKMGRSLQLPIAVLPAAGLLIGLGQQGVVGADGLGWTTVAKVMRGAGGALLDGSLGLPLLFCVGVAIGMAKKADGSTALAAVAGFLVYYGVLHQFPQDCPGGSTALPGVGCRAGDGTVAAFTFQNPGVFGGIVLGLLAAFLWARFHRTRLVDWLGFFNGRRLVPILMAFAAILFAALCLWVWPPIGAGLESFSRWLHAAGAWGAGLFGVTNRALLVVGLHQFLNVPIWFQFGSYTQPDGTVVHGDISMFLAGDPHAGQFTSGFFPIMMFALPAAALAITHCAEPHRRKEVGGLMLSVALTSFVTGITEPIEYSFMFIAPVLYAVHAVLTGVSMAVTWALGVHDGFSFSAGLIDYVINWHLATRPWLIIPIGLCFAAVYYAVFRFAITRFDLRTPGREPEAEVEDVTGL from the coding sequence ATGAGCGAGGGGAGCGCGACGGGGAGTGCGGCGCGGGAGCGCTGGGGCCGGCTGTTCCAGGGGCTCCAGAAGATGGGGCGCAGCCTTCAGTTGCCGATCGCGGTGCTGCCCGCGGCGGGGCTGCTGATCGGGCTCGGTCAGCAGGGTGTGGTGGGCGCCGACGGGCTGGGCTGGACGACGGTCGCGAAGGTGATGCGGGGCGCGGGCGGGGCGCTGCTGGACGGTTCGCTGGGGCTGCCGCTGCTGTTCTGCGTGGGCGTGGCGATCGGGATGGCGAAGAAGGCGGACGGCTCCACGGCGCTCGCGGCGGTCGCGGGCTTTCTCGTCTACTACGGGGTGCTGCACCAGTTCCCGCAGGACTGCCCGGGCGGTTCGACGGCGCTGCCGGGGGTGGGGTGCCGGGCCGGGGACGGGACGGTGGCGGCGTTCACCTTCCAGAACCCGGGGGTGTTCGGCGGGATCGTGCTGGGGCTGCTGGCCGCTTTCCTGTGGGCGCGGTTCCATCGGACGCGGCTGGTGGACTGGCTGGGCTTCTTCAACGGCCGCCGTCTGGTGCCGATCCTCATGGCGTTCGCGGCCATCCTCTTCGCGGCGCTGTGCCTGTGGGTATGGCCGCCGATCGGGGCGGGTCTGGAGAGCTTCAGCCGCTGGCTGCACGCGGCCGGGGCGTGGGGGGCGGGGCTGTTCGGTGTCACCAACCGGGCGCTGCTGGTGGTGGGCCTGCACCAGTTCCTGAACGTGCCCATCTGGTTCCAGTTCGGCAGTTACACGCAGCCGGACGGGACGGTGGTGCACGGTGACATCAGCATGTTCCTGGCGGGCGATCCGCACGCGGGGCAGTTCACCTCGGGCTTCTTCCCGATCATGATGTTCGCGCTGCCGGCGGCGGCGCTGGCGATCACACACTGCGCCGAGCCGCATCGCCGCAAGGAGGTCGGCGGGCTGATGCTGTCGGTGGCGCTGACGTCGTTCGTCACGGGGATCACCGAGCCGATCGAGTACTCGTTCATGTTCATCGCGCCGGTCCTGTACGCCGTCCACGCGGTGCTGACCGGGGTGTCGATGGCGGTGACGTGGGCGCTCGGGGTGCACGACGGCTTCAGCTTCTCGGCGGGGCTGATCGACTACGTCATCAACTGGCATCTGGCGACCAGGCCCTGGCTGATCATCCCGATCGGCCTGTGCTTCGCGGCGGTCTACTACGCCGTCTTCCGCTTCGCCATCACCCGCTTCGACCTCAGGACCCCGGGCCGCGAGCCCGAGGCGGAGGTCGAGGACGTGACCGGGCTCTGA
- a CDS encoding glucose PTS transporter subunit EIIB yields the protein MASKAEKIVAGLGGIDNIEEIEGCITRLRTEVSDPSLVNDAALKAAGAHGVVKMGTAIQVVIGTDADPIAAEIEDMM from the coding sequence ATGGCCAGCAAGGCTGAGAAGATCGTCGCCGGCCTCGGCGGGATCGACAACATCGAGGAGATCGAGGGCTGCATCACCCGCCTGCGCACCGAGGTCTCGGACCCCTCGCTCGTGAACGACGCCGCCCTGAAGGCCGCCGGCGCCCACGGCGTCGTCAAGATGGGCACCGCCATCCAGGTCGTCATCGGCACCGACGCCGACCCGATCGCCGCGGAGATCGAAGACATGATGTGA